The following are encoded in a window of Streptomyces sp. Go-475 genomic DNA:
- a CDS encoding DUF4440 domain-containing protein: protein MTRAANTVTVLGGPTALIRLAGWTLLTDPTFDAAGTEHQDGPVMVRKTADPALKPGELPALDAALVSHTGHQDNLDTAGRTVASAASKVFTTVAGAKDLGGAAVGLEPWQTRTLSKPGRTPLNITAVPARHGPVGTEDITGPVTGFLLHTDDGSAPSVYVSGDTVDLDAMRALADRYRIDVALLHLGAAGFEELGDIRLSLTATQAVEARRLLGDPLVVAVHAEGWAHYTEDRSHVQQTFEAAGVPLHWPAPGEPIPLPDPSATKGRRGKNVTPEVVHERFAQYLKDQDLDGLGSLFDEDAMFVPGPGQQPVHGRESIKEALKPYLASPSTMQVVAASVHQNGDLAMVQPSWRITSEGGVMEGKAVEVMRRTTEGDWVYIIDNPYGV from the coding sequence GTGACCCGTGCCGCGAACACCGTGACGGTGCTCGGCGGCCCCACCGCGCTGATCCGCCTGGCAGGCTGGACGCTGCTGACCGACCCGACCTTCGACGCCGCCGGCACCGAGCACCAGGACGGCCCGGTCATGGTGCGCAAGACCGCCGACCCGGCGCTGAAGCCCGGGGAACTGCCCGCTCTCGACGCCGCCCTGGTCAGCCACACCGGGCATCAGGACAACCTCGACACCGCCGGGCGTACGGTGGCCTCCGCCGCCTCAAAGGTGTTCACCACCGTCGCCGGCGCCAAGGATCTCGGGGGTGCGGCCGTCGGCCTGGAGCCCTGGCAGACCCGGACCCTGTCGAAGCCGGGTCGCACGCCGCTGAACATCACCGCGGTCCCAGCCCGCCACGGTCCCGTCGGCACCGAGGACATCACCGGTCCGGTCACCGGCTTCCTCCTGCACACCGACGACGGCTCGGCACCGAGCGTGTACGTCTCCGGTGACACCGTCGACCTGGACGCGATGAGAGCCCTGGCCGACCGGTACCGCATCGACGTGGCGCTGCTGCACCTGGGCGCGGCCGGCTTCGAGGAGCTCGGTGACATACGACTGTCGCTGACCGCGACCCAGGCCGTCGAGGCCCGCCGCCTGCTCGGCGACCCCCTCGTGGTGGCCGTGCACGCCGAGGGCTGGGCGCACTACACCGAAGACCGCAGCCACGTCCAGCAGACCTTCGAAGCCGCCGGTGTCCCGCTGCACTGGCCCGCCCCCGGCGAGCCCATCCCCCTGCCGGACCCGTCCGCAACGAAGGGAAGAAGGGGAAAGAACGTGACACCGGAAGTCGTGCACGAGCGCTTCGCGCAGTACCTCAAGGACCAGGATCTCGACGGACTGGGTTCCCTGTTCGACGAAGACGCCATGTTCGTACCGGGACCGGGACAGCAGCCGGTCCACGGCAGGGAAAGCATCAAGGAAGCGCTGAAGCCCTACCTCGCCTCGCCCAGCACCATGCAGGTGGTGGCCGCGTCGGTCCATCAGAACGGCGACCTGGCGATGGTCCAGCCGTCCTGGCGGATCACGAGCGAGGGCGGCGTCATGGAAGGAAAGGCGGTCGAGGTGATGAGGAGGACCACCGAGGGGGACTGGGTCTACATCATCGACAACCCCTACGGCGTCTGA
- a CDS encoding DUF4440 domain-containing protein, whose protein sequence is MTPEVVHERFAQYLKDQDVDGLGSLFDEDAMFVPGPGQQPVHGREGIKEALKPYLASPGTFETGAASVHQNGDLAMVQVPWRITSEGGVVEGKAVEVMRRTTEGDWVYIIENPYGV, encoded by the coding sequence ATGACACCGGAAGTCGTGCACGAGCGCTTCGCGCAGTACCTCAAGGACCAGGATGTCGACGGACTGGGTTCCCTGTTCGACGAAGACGCCATGTTCGTACCGGGACCGGGACAGCAGCCGGTCCACGGCAGGGAAGGCATCAAGGAAGCGCTGAAGCCCTACCTCGCTTCGCCCGGCACCTTTGAGACGGGGGCCGCGTCGGTCCATCAGAACGGCGACCTGGCGATGGTCCAGGTGCCCTGGCGGATCACGAGCGAGGGCGGCGTCGTAGAAGGAAAGGCGGTCGAGGTGATGAGGAGGACCACCGAGGGGGACTGGGTCTACATCATCG